One Oryza brachyantha chromosome 3, ObraRS2, whole genome shotgun sequence DNA segment encodes these proteins:
- the LOC107303763 gene encoding heavy metal-associated isoprenylated plant protein 43-like has product MSKKIVLKVDIVRPKCKAAAMAIVAKIPGIKSLAADEEKGTMTVVGEVDVVQVVSELRKAKFAAEVVSVGPEKEPDPPKKPDPPKKPDEPPCKPPPPPSPCCPGCNSCRPCQCAAAPAGVGGGRGVVVYEDEAEGYGCIIV; this is encoded by the exons ATGTCCAAG AAGATCGTGCTCAAGGTGGACATCGTCCGGCCCAAGTGCAAggcggccgccatggccaTCGTCGCCAAGATCCCAG GGATCAAGTCGCTGGCGGCGGACGAGGAGAAGGGGACGATGACGGTGGTGGGGGAGGTGGACGTGGTGCAGGTGGTGAGCGAGCTGCGCAAGGCCAAGTTCGCGGCGGAGGTCGTCAGCGTCGGCCCGGAGAAGGAGCCCGACCCGCCCAAGAAGCCCGACCCTCCCAAGAAGCCCGACGAGCCCCCCtgcaagccgccgccgccgccgtcgccgtgctgcCCCGGCTGCAACTCCTGCCGCCCCTGCcagtgcgccgccgcccccgccggcgtcgggggcggccgcggcgtcgtcgtctacgaggacgaggccgaagGCTACGGCTGCATcatcgtttga